The following proteins are co-located in the Oncorhynchus clarkii lewisi isolate Uvic-CL-2024 chromosome 30, UVic_Ocla_1.0, whole genome shotgun sequence genome:
- the LOC139390139 gene encoding homeobox protein Nkx-6.3 — MDSNIPGSFLFNNSLNQFSSDLKAPVCQYSVPNSYYKLNPGLNSQLQAAGTPHGISDILSRSMMGATGTTTLLSGYPTMGGFGTVATPGVYYNRADYNPSLGGFTKPGAECPVKGRSGSCWVESGYEWRGGRQQCNNNIGHLEDISGRKKHTRPTFSGHQIFALEKTFERTKYLAGPERARLAYSLGMTESQVKVWFQNRRTKWRKKSASEPSSTQAMRGEQGGEASENEVEDEEYNKPLDPDSDDEKIRLLLRKHRRAFSVLRLGPHHV; from the exons ATGGATTCCAACATACCGGGGTCTTTTCTGTTCAACAACAGCCTGAACCAGTTCTCCTCGGACTTAAAAGCACCTGTGTGTCAGTACTCAGTGCCCAACTCCTACTACAAGCTAAACCCAGGCCTGAACAGCCAGCTGCAGGCAGCAGGCACACCCCACGGCATCAGTGACATCCTCAGCCGTTCCATGATGGGTGCTACGGGCACTACCACCCTGCTCTCTGGATACCCTACCATGGGGGGCTTTGGCACTGTGGCCACCCCGGGGGTCTACTACAACCGTGCAGACTACAACCCCTCACTGGGCGGCTTCACCAAGCCTGGCGCTGAGTGCCCCGTGAAGGGTCGCAGTGGCAGCTGCTGGGTAGAGAGTGGGTacgagtggagaggagggaggcagcagTGCAATAACA ACATTGGGCATCTAGAGGATATTTCAGGCAGGAAGAAGCACACCAGACCTACATTCAGTGGACATCAGATATTTGCCCTGGAGAAAACCTTTGAGCGGACCAAGTACTTGGCTGGGCCAGAGAGAGCTAGACTGGCCTACTCCCTGGGCATGACAGAGTCACAAGTCAAG GTGTGGTTCCAGAACCGCCGCACTAAGTGGAGGAAGAAGAGTGCCTCAGAGCCCAGCTCCACCCAGGCGATGCGGGGTGAGCAGGGAGGGGAGGCCTCGGAGAAcgaggtggaggatgaggagtACAACAAGCCTCTGGATCCCGACTCGGACGACGAGAAGATACGACTGCTGCTGCGCAAACACCGCCGGGCTTTCTCTGTACTCCGCCTTGGACCACATCACGTCTGA